A single Symbiobacterium thermophilum IAM 14863 DNA region contains:
- a CDS encoding small, acid-soluble spore protein, alpha/beta type, which translates to MQKKTKSPTAKGRQKKPKELTPLDRLKLEIAQELGLAEKIARSGWAELTAAESGRLGGILNRRLKELKLAIGPKGTLIPTAKS; encoded by the coding sequence ATGCAGAAGAAGACGAAATCCCCGACCGCCAAGGGGCGGCAGAAGAAGCCGAAGGAACTGACCCCGCTGGACCGGCTGAAGCTGGAGATCGCCCAGGAACTGGGGCTGGCCGAGAAGATCGCCCGGTCCGGATGGGCCGAGCTGACCGCGGCGGAGTCCGGGCGGCTCGGCGGCATCCTGAACCGGCGGCTGAAGGAGCTGAAGCTGGCCATCGGTCCCAAGGGAACCCTCATCCCTACGGCGAAATCCTAG
- a CDS encoding arginase family protein yields the protein MTIHVLGFPTTLGLPRHAVRHAPEALRATGLLDFLGQLDSRVIDHGDMAVPPGLRSDPVPVRIAKVVEAARRQQQHWQRVARPGDLLFTIGGDHSTSLGTIMALAALGYDFDVVWVDAHGDFNTVETSPSGNPHGMVLALATGLLPDAMDGVIRPDRLRLWGIRDLDPGERRLLSEARVEVVSPAEVRARRAELLAGLRPNVFVSFDIDSVDPAEAPGTMTPVPGGFTRDEAVSLVADIVRGRNLLALDVVEFHPDRDEGDATGRLAHAVIRAALEAWRGQSPIRSGSPCASRSDADSRPSACASPTRRLYSP from the coding sequence ATGACCATCCATGTACTCGGTTTCCCCACCACGCTGGGGCTGCCGCGCCACGCCGTACGGCACGCCCCGGAGGCCCTGCGGGCTACGGGGCTGCTGGACTTCCTGGGGCAGCTCGACAGCCGGGTGATCGACCACGGCGACATGGCGGTGCCGCCCGGGCTGCGGTCGGATCCCGTGCCCGTGCGCATCGCCAAGGTGGTGGAGGCCGCCCGCCGGCAGCAGCAGCACTGGCAGCGTGTCGCTCGTCCCGGCGACCTGCTGTTCACCATCGGGGGCGACCATTCCACGTCGCTGGGCACCATCATGGCGCTCGCGGCCCTGGGGTACGATTTCGACGTCGTGTGGGTCGACGCCCACGGCGACTTCAACACCGTTGAGACGTCGCCGTCCGGCAATCCCCACGGGATGGTCCTCGCCCTCGCGACCGGACTCCTTCCCGATGCGATGGACGGGGTCATCCGCCCGGACCGGCTCCGGCTCTGGGGCATCCGGGACCTGGACCCCGGCGAACGGCGACTCCTCTCCGAGGCGCGGGTCGAGGTGGTCTCCCCGGCCGAGGTGCGCGCCCGGCGTGCGGAACTGCTCGCCGGCCTGAGGCCCAACGTCTTCGTCTCGTTTGACATCGACTCCGTGGACCCGGCCGAGGCCCCCGGCACCATGACGCCCGTTCCCGGCGGCTTTACCCGGGACGAGGCGGTGTCGCTGGTGGCCGACATCGTCCGCGGACGGAACCTCCTCGCGCTGGACGTGGTGGAGTTCCACCCCGACCGGGACGAGGGTGACGCGACCGGCCGACTGGCCCACGCGGTGATCCGGGCAGCCCTGGAGGCGTGGCGCGGTCAGTCGCCCATCCGCTCCGGCAGTCCCTGCGCCTCCAGGTCGGACGCCGACAGCAGGCCTTCGGCCTGCGCCAGCCCCACCAGGCGGTTGTACTCCCCCTGA
- a CDS encoding CapA family protein encodes MKRFLLIPLLIVALVGCTALSAGPSDAEPGPGAPPAGGPGAGPQNGGTDPGLQNGGAQDGGQGAGNGAGDHPGSGSAGGPDDASGSSPGSGAGTGGGDGTVTITFVGDIMLDRLPGDYLARGEDPFAGVADALTGADLTVGNLECVVSTVGEPVPKWFNFRCHPRVVPVLARYFDAVSVANNHSGDYGKEAFAEQLRLLTEGGVPYFGGGMNDEEAHRPLILERNGLRIALLGYNNVELRSYAAGPDTPGLAWIELDRLAADVRAARAEADIVVVYPHWGYDYMFWHAEDQAEIARVAIDNGADLVVGNHPHVTQPVEIYKDRLIAYSLGNFVFDDFVDVGPDLDEPSRTSWVLTVTIGKDGIRRWETRVARTDDRGFPQWLEGVASPCSDGAPEDGYMCYP; translated from the coding sequence GTGAAGCGCTTTCTGCTCATCCCCCTGCTGATCGTCGCGCTGGTGGGCTGCACTGCGCTGTCGGCCGGCCCGTCGGACGCCGAGCCCGGTCCCGGGGCACCGCCTGCGGGCGGTCCGGGCGCGGGACCGCAGAACGGCGGCACGGACCCGGGGCTGCAGAACGGCGGCGCGCAGGATGGCGGGCAGGGGGCCGGGAACGGCGCCGGCGATCACCCCGGGAGCGGCTCTGCAGGCGGTCCCGACGATGCGTCGGGCAGCAGCCCCGGCAGCGGCGCGGGAACCGGCGGGGGGGACGGCACCGTAACCATCACCTTCGTCGGCGACATCATGCTGGACCGCCTGCCGGGTGATTACCTGGCCCGGGGGGAGGACCCGTTCGCCGGCGTGGCGGACGCCCTGACCGGCGCGGACCTCACCGTCGGAAACCTGGAGTGCGTCGTGTCCACGGTCGGCGAGCCGGTCCCCAAGTGGTTCAACTTCCGGTGCCATCCCCGGGTGGTCCCGGTGCTGGCGCGGTACTTCGACGCCGTCTCGGTGGCCAACAACCACTCCGGCGATTACGGCAAGGAGGCCTTCGCCGAGCAGCTGCGGCTGCTCACCGAGGGCGGGGTGCCCTACTTCGGCGGCGGCATGAACGACGAGGAGGCCCACCGGCCGCTGATCCTGGAGCGGAACGGGCTCCGAATCGCCCTCCTCGGCTACAACAACGTCGAGCTGCGCAGCTACGCGGCGGGGCCGGACACGCCCGGGCTGGCCTGGATCGAACTGGACCGGCTCGCCGCGGACGTGCGGGCGGCGCGGGCCGAGGCGGACATCGTGGTGGTCTACCCGCACTGGGGCTACGACTACATGTTCTGGCACGCCGAGGACCAGGCCGAGATCGCCCGGGTGGCCATCGACAACGGCGCGGACCTGGTGGTGGGCAACCACCCCCACGTGACGCAGCCGGTGGAGATCTACAAGGATCGGCTGATCGCCTACAGCCTCGGCAACTTCGTCTTCGACGACTTCGTGGACGTGGGCCCGGACCTGGACGAGCCGTCCCGCACCAGCTGGGTCCTGACGGTGACGATCGGCAAGGACGGGATCCGACGCTGGGAGACCCGGGTGGCCCGCACCGACGACCGGGGCTTCCCCCAGTGGCTGGAAGGCGTCGCGTCGCCCTGCAGCGACGGTGCGCCGGAGGACGGCTACATGTGCTACCCTTAG
- a CDS encoding ABC transporter ATP-binding protein — protein MGAVIEVRGLRKEFKVARRKEGPFAALRTLFSREFDTRVAVDDVSFTIERGELVGYIGPNGAGKSTTIKMLTGILVPTAGEVRVRGVVPYLRRVENARQIGAVFGQRTQLWWDLPTVESFELLRHIYKVPRERYRQNMDLFRDLLGLDEFLNTPVRQLSLGQRMRADLAAALLHDPEIVYLDEPTIGLDVVAKERIRDFIRTINRERGVTVILTTHDMQDIEKICERMILIDHGRVIYDGPVAQIKERFGKHRTLVVDLEPNGPVVDVAVEGAELVRRDGHRIWLRFNRDELSASELIARVSARCAIRDLTVEEPEIEGIIARIYQEGI, from the coding sequence GTGGGCGCAGTGATCGAGGTCAGGGGGCTGCGCAAGGAGTTCAAGGTGGCCCGGCGCAAGGAGGGCCCCTTCGCGGCCCTGCGCACGCTCTTCTCCCGGGAGTTTGACACCCGCGTGGCGGTCGACGACGTCTCCTTCACCATCGAGCGGGGCGAACTGGTGGGCTACATCGGGCCCAACGGCGCGGGCAAGTCGACGACGATCAAGATGCTGACCGGCATCCTGGTGCCGACCGCCGGCGAGGTGCGGGTGAGGGGGGTCGTGCCCTACCTGCGCCGGGTGGAGAACGCCCGGCAGATCGGGGCGGTGTTCGGCCAGCGGACGCAGCTGTGGTGGGACCTGCCCACCGTCGAGTCCTTCGAGCTGCTCCGGCACATCTATAAGGTGCCCCGGGAGCGGTACCGGCAGAACATGGACCTGTTCCGGGATCTGCTCGGCCTGGACGAGTTCCTGAACACCCCCGTCCGCCAGCTATCGCTGGGGCAGCGCATGCGGGCCGACCTGGCCGCGGCGCTGCTGCACGACCCGGAGATCGTCTACCTGGACGAGCCGACCATCGGCCTGGACGTGGTGGCCAAGGAGCGGATCCGGGACTTCATCCGGACCATCAACCGGGAGCGGGGCGTGACGGTCATCCTGACCACCCACGACATGCAGGACATCGAAAAGATCTGCGAGCGGATGATCCTGATCGACCACGGCCGGGTCATCTACGACGGGCCCGTGGCGCAGATCAAGGAGCGGTTCGGCAAGCACCGGACCCTGGTCGTGGACCTGGAGCCCAACGGCCCGGTGGTGGACGTCGCGGTGGAGGGGGCCGAGCTGGTGCGGCGGGACGGCCACCGCATCTGGCTCCGGTTCAACCGGGACGAGCTCTCCGCGAGCGAGCTGATCGCCCGGGTCTCGGCCCGCTGCGCCATCCGGGACCTCACCGTGGAGGAGCCGGAGATCGAGGGCATCATCGCCCGCATCTACCAGGAGGGGATCTAG
- a CDS encoding M48 metallopeptidase family protein, producing the protein MRIVFKDKKHSSGTIRDGEIVLYISSRLSRAEQVRHIEELTRRLTPRLERARQLQLTGAGPLSRLTPSPVTDDAALARWAREINDRYYGFPMGRVRFRRQESRWGSCSGRTRNIQISHRLRGGPHELLEYVLVHEIAHLGELNHSPRFWALVERACPDWRERRRLLRWYGEYLRAVGTPPDSDP; encoded by the coding sequence GTGCGGATCGTCTTCAAGGACAAGAAGCACTCGTCGGGCACCATCCGGGACGGCGAGATCGTGCTGTACATCTCCAGCCGGCTCAGCCGGGCGGAGCAGGTCCGCCACATCGAGGAGCTCACCCGGAGGCTGACGCCCCGGCTGGAGCGGGCACGGCAGCTGCAGCTGACCGGCGCGGGGCCGCTGAGCCGGCTCACCCCGTCCCCGGTCACGGATGACGCCGCGCTGGCCCGCTGGGCCCGGGAGATCAACGACCGCTACTACGGCTTCCCCATGGGCCGGGTCCGGTTCCGTCGGCAGGAGTCCCGCTGGGGATCCTGCAGCGGCCGCACCCGCAACATCCAGATCAGCCACCGGCTGCGGGGCGGGCCCCACGAGCTCCTGGAGTACGTCCTCGTCCACGAGATCGCCCACCTGGGGGAGCTGAACCACAGCCCCCGGTTCTGGGCCCTGGTGGAGCGGGCGTGCCCCGACTGGCGGGAGCGGCGCCGGCTGCTGCGCTGGTACGGCGAATACCTGCGGGCCGTGGGAACCCCGCCCGATTCGGATCCGTGA
- a CDS encoding endonuclease III domain-containing protein: MVRPEPPEGWARWVAEVYRRLLEAFGPRHWWPSALEPPPAKAQPFEMIAGAILVQNVAWSNAAKAVRALAEAGLLDVAAMDAAPAEAVEPLIRPAAYFRQKAQRLKGFAAHVMNRYGGDLPAMLRRPADELRAELLALPGIGPETADCILCYAAGRPVMAMDAYTRRIFARLGVFAPDARYEAMQAFFHGWTPADAQLRGEYHALIDTLGNRLCLKRNPRCGQCPLADLCPRVGVVEEAGGAAGRARTVDGRGRGPCCEAGRP, encoded by the coding sequence GTGGTTCGGCCTGAGCCCCCGGAGGGCTGGGCGCGGTGGGTGGCGGAGGTGTACCGGCGGCTGCTGGAGGCGTTCGGCCCGCGCCACTGGTGGCCGTCCGCCCTGGAGCCCCCGCCGGCCAAGGCTCAGCCCTTCGAGATGATCGCCGGGGCCATCCTGGTGCAGAACGTGGCCTGGAGCAACGCAGCCAAGGCGGTGCGGGCCCTGGCGGAAGCGGGGCTGCTGGACGTGGCCGCGATGGACGCGGCCCCGGCTGAGGCGGTGGAGCCGCTGATCCGGCCCGCGGCCTACTTCCGGCAGAAGGCGCAGCGGTTGAAGGGGTTTGCCGCGCACGTGATGAACCGCTACGGCGGCGACCTCCCGGCGATGCTGCGCCGGCCCGCGGACGAGCTGAGGGCCGAGCTCCTGGCCTTGCCCGGGATCGGCCCCGAAACCGCGGACTGCATCCTCTGCTACGCCGCGGGCCGTCCCGTGATGGCCATGGACGCCTATACCCGCCGGATCTTCGCCCGCCTGGGGGTCTTCGCGCCGGATGCCCGGTACGAGGCGATGCAGGCGTTCTTCCACGGCTGGACCCCGGCCGACGCTCAGCTGCGGGGCGAGTACCACGCGCTGATCGACACCCTGGGCAACCGGCTCTGCCTGAAGCGGAACCCGCGCTGCGGCCAGTGCCCGCTGGCGGACCTGTGTCCCCGGGTGGGGGTCGTGGAGGAGGCGGGCGGCGCAGCCGGCCGGGCCCGAACCGTGGACGGGCGGGGAAGGGGGCCTTGCTGCGAGGCGGGGCGACCTTGA
- a CDS encoding peptidylprolyl isomerase, with the protein MQSRGWKAAAGALALLLVLAGCGGRSPQDVYNNRSPAGQQGGAGQGGADQAGHKQWDKPPEMIIDPAKRYTATMETSLGTMTFELFADEVPQTVNNFVFLAREGFYDGVTFHRIIKDFMIQGGDPTGTGTGGPGYTIPDEYPVTRPYQRGTLAMARTTAPNSAGSQFFICTGLSCGGLDQQPVYVIFGQLIEGDDVLTQLESVEVRQGNSFDPVPSTPVNPPVIRKVTIAEE; encoded by the coding sequence ATGCAGAGTCGAGGCTGGAAGGCGGCCGCCGGCGCGCTGGCGTTGCTCCTGGTGCTGGCCGGGTGCGGCGGCCGCAGCCCGCAGGATGTGTACAACAACCGGTCGCCGGCAGGTCAGCAGGGCGGCGCCGGTCAGGGCGGTGCGGACCAGGCGGGCCACAAGCAGTGGGACAAGCCGCCGGAGATGATCATCGACCCCGCCAAGCGCTACACCGCGACCATGGAGACCAGCCTGGGCACGATGACGTTCGAGCTCTTCGCCGACGAGGTGCCCCAGACGGTCAACAACTTCGTGTTCCTGGCGCGGGAGGGCTTCTACGACGGGGTGACCTTCCATCGGATCATCAAGGATTTCATGATCCAGGGCGGCGATCCGACGGGCACCGGCACCGGCGGGCCCGGCTACACCATCCCGGACGAGTACCCGGTGACCCGGCCGTACCAGCGGGGCACCCTGGCCATGGCCCGCACGACGGCGCCCAACTCCGCGGGCAGCCAGTTCTTCATCTGCACGGGCCTCTCCTGCGGGGGCCTCGACCAGCAGCCGGTCTACGTGATCTTCGGCCAGCTGATCGAGGGGGATGACGTGCTGACCCAGCTGGAGTCGGTGGAGGTGCGGCAGGGGAACAGCTTCGACCCGGTGCCCTCCACTCCCGTGAATCCGCCCGTCATCCGGAAAGTGACCATTGCGGAGGAGTAG